The Bacillus carboniphilus genome contains a region encoding:
- the nadE gene encoding NAD(+) synthase — protein MEQKVSHLVSWLQEKVKEAKANGAIVGVSGGIDSAVVAHLIKRAFPEHSLGLIMPCKSNPKDQEHAQMVIASCGIDSHLIDLTETHNVLFGEMKRKLTQDGTWNEEKAKLGDANTRARLRMTTLYAVANNYGYLVVGTDNAAEWHTGYFTKYGDGGVDLVPLVHLTKGEVREMARYLGVPEEVITKAPSAGLWEGQTDENEMGTTYDLIDAYLKGETVPEKDRLIIEKMHAQSEHKRSLAAAPPEFK, from the coding sequence ATGGAACAAAAGGTTAGTCACTTAGTATCCTGGCTACAGGAAAAAGTAAAAGAAGCAAAAGCAAATGGTGCCATTGTTGGTGTTAGTGGTGGAATTGATTCTGCTGTGGTGGCTCATTTAATAAAAAGAGCATTTCCAGAACATTCATTAGGTCTCATAATGCCATGCAAAAGCAATCCAAAGGATCAAGAACACGCGCAAATGGTAATTGCTAGTTGTGGCATTGACTCTCACTTAATTGACTTAACTGAAACCCATAACGTATTATTCGGAGAAATGAAACGGAAATTAACCCAAGACGGTACTTGGAATGAAGAAAAAGCAAAGCTAGGAGACGCCAACACAAGAGCACGTCTTAGAATGACCACTTTATATGCGGTAGCTAATAACTATGGTTACTTAGTGGTAGGAACAGACAATGCAGCTGAATGGCACACAGGCTATTTTACCAAGTACGGTGACGGTGGCGTTGACCTTGTTCCTCTTGTTCATTTAACCAAAGGTGAAGTAAGAGAAATGGCTCGTTATCTTGGAGTGCCAGAGGAAGTCATTACGAAGGCTCCAAGTGCAGGATTGTGGGAAGGACAAACCGATGAGAATGAAATGGGTACCACTTACGATTTGATCGATGCTTACTTAAAAGGTGAAACTGTTCCTGAAAAAGATAGACTCATTATTGAAAAAATGCATGCTCAATCAGAACATAAAAGAAGCCTTGCAGCAGCTCCACCTGAGTTCAAATAA
- a CDS encoding YhcN/YlaJ family sporulation lipoprotein — protein MNRKLWCIPLACLLVTGLTACNADDNAQNQKDTRNPISIGFSTNEKTNNENNHLGKTSNRKTAGYKNHGYSDFNYHHHADNAKWMSQRSFYEEQHGDLVNEITSEVMRVKGVKDARTIVTEEHIIVGVNLELAQDQKEDIKETVHTIREKVLPYQDGREVKVVSDRESFYRIEDLDNRLRTIDDTDQMNQEVERLLRTVAAPFNEQEIAN, from the coding sequence TTGAATCGAAAACTATGGTGTATCCCACTAGCCTGTCTTTTAGTTACTGGTTTAACAGCGTGTAACGCTGACGACAATGCTCAAAATCAGAAAGATACCAGAAATCCAATAAGTATTGGTTTTTCTACCAATGAAAAGACTAATAACGAAAATAACCACTTAGGTAAAACTTCAAACCGGAAAACTGCAGGTTATAAAAATCACGGATATAGTGATTTTAATTACCATCATCATGCGGACAATGCGAAATGGATGAGTCAACGTTCTTTCTATGAAGAGCAACATGGTGACTTGGTGAATGAAATCACTAGCGAAGTTATGAGGGTTAAAGGAGTAAAGGATGCACGTACGATTGTGACAGAGGAACATATTATCGTCGGAGTTAATTTAGAACTGGCTCAGGATCAAAAGGAAGACATCAAGGAAACCGTGCATACTATTCGTGAAAAAGTTCTTCCGTATCAAGATGGAAGGGAAGTTAAGGTTGTTAGCGATAGAGAAAGTTTTTATCGAATTGAAGATTTAGATAATCGACTAAGAACGATTGACGATACGGATCAAATGAATCAAGAAGTGGAGCGGTTACTAAGAACGGTTGCAGCTCCGTTTAACGAACAAGAAATAGCTAATTAG
- a CDS encoding BofC C-terminal domain-containing protein, with translation MTLHLRVVLLVVLVLAAYGIVFLDSNELTREEVQAKETTASVMKPLVVRVVLERNYIDGEISEEIVYEKILAMEDFWSKYSDWQLVDMEEGIVKFTKDVDDISPLLKTTGYFGITNDGVLSIFNGLPSQDRIIQSFFQIDMRKLESIERQKLEKGIRISNKDQYVEVLKTFRSYSKE, from the coding sequence ATGACACTTCATCTACGGGTAGTCTTGTTAGTGGTGTTAGTTTTGGCTGCATACGGTATTGTCTTTTTAGACAGTAATGAATTAACTAGGGAAGAAGTGCAAGCAAAGGAGACCACTGCATCAGTAATGAAACCGTTAGTTGTTAGAGTGGTCTTAGAGAGAAATTATATAGATGGAGAAATTAGCGAAGAAATTGTTTATGAGAAAATCCTAGCGATGGAGGATTTTTGGAGTAAATATAGCGATTGGCAGTTAGTAGATATGGAAGAGGGGATTGTAAAATTCACAAAAGATGTGGATGACATATCTCCTTTATTAAAAACGACCGGATATTTTGGAATAACGAATGATGGAGTACTTTCTATTTTTAATGGACTCCCTAGTCAGGACCGGATTATTCAGTCTTTCTTTCAAATTGATATGAGAAAATTAGAAAGTATAGAAAGGCAAAAGCTTGAGAAGGGGATTCGTATTTCTAATAAAGACCAGTACGTGGAGGTCCTTAAAACTTTTCGGAGTTATTCCAAAGAGTAA
- the ruvA gene encoding Holliday junction branch migration protein RuvA codes for MYEYLNGLIVNIEPEYIVMDVNGVGYQIMTPNPYRFPKKEMKVYTFLYVREDIHSLYGFISKEEQKLFKQLLNVTGIGPKGALAILAATSPNEVAAAIETEDEKFLTKFPGVGKKTARQMILDLKGKLAAFGSSFDQQLNVDDLTAIDSQNEIEEAILALKALGYSDRELNKIKKDLQSLDHLSTDQYVKKALQMLMAKG; via the coding sequence ATGTATGAATATCTAAATGGATTGATAGTGAATATAGAGCCGGAATATATTGTGATGGATGTAAATGGAGTAGGTTACCAAATCATGACGCCTAACCCTTACAGATTTCCAAAAAAAGAAATGAAAGTTTATACTTTTTTGTATGTAAGAGAGGATATTCACTCTCTCTACGGATTTATTAGTAAAGAAGAACAAAAGCTGTTTAAGCAACTCCTAAATGTAACAGGAATTGGGCCAAAAGGTGCTTTAGCGATATTAGCTGCCACCTCCCCAAATGAGGTTGCTGCAGCAATTGAAACTGAAGATGAGAAGTTTTTAACGAAATTTCCTGGTGTAGGTAAAAAAACAGCTCGCCAGATGATTTTGGACTTAAAAGGGAAGTTAGCAGCCTTTGGTTCAAGTTTTGATCAGCAACTAAACGTGGACGATTTAACAGCAATAGATTCTCAAAATGAAATAGAAGAGGCTATTCTTGCACTGAAAGCGCTTGGTTATTCGGACCGTGAGTTAAATAAGATTAAAAAAGATTTACAAAGTTTAGATCACTTGTCGACAGATCAATATGTGAAAAAGGCATTACAAATGCTGATGGCTAAAGGGTGA
- the ruvB gene encoding Holliday junction branch migration DNA helicase RuvB, with translation MEDRIISDSVAPDDASLEWSVRPQSFEHYIGQEQVKHNLKIFIEAAKIREESLDHVLLYGPPGLGKTTLASIIASEMQVQMKTTSGPAIERAGDLAAILTTLEPGDVLFIDEIHRLPRAVEEVLYSAMEDFCIDIVIGKGEGARSVRLDLPPFTLVGATTRAGALTAPLRDRFGVLCRLEYYEPKELAKIVVRTADILGMEVEELAAIEIARRSRGTPRIANRLLRRVRDFAQVQGDAHIDLQVTHQALDQLQVDKQGLDHIDHKLLLGMIEKYRGGPVGVETISATIGEEVTTVEEVYEPYLMQIGFIQRTPRGRVVTPLAYQHFNLEVPRT, from the coding sequence GTGGAAGATCGTATAATTTCTGACTCCGTTGCACCGGATGATGCATCCCTTGAATGGAGTGTTCGTCCTCAGTCTTTTGAACATTACATAGGACAGGAACAAGTTAAACATAATTTAAAAATATTTATTGAGGCAGCTAAAATTAGAGAAGAGTCTCTAGACCATGTGTTATTATATGGCCCTCCAGGTTTAGGGAAAACAACCCTTGCGAGTATCATTGCATCCGAAATGCAGGTGCAGATGAAGACAACGTCTGGCCCTGCGATTGAAAGGGCTGGCGATTTGGCAGCTATATTGACGACTCTTGAACCAGGAGACGTTCTATTTATAGATGAAATACATAGACTCCCTCGAGCAGTCGAAGAAGTGCTTTATAGCGCAATGGAGGACTTTTGTATTGATATTGTGATTGGAAAAGGAGAAGGAGCACGTTCGGTTAGGCTCGATTTACCTCCGTTTACATTAGTTGGAGCAACTACGAGAGCGGGTGCATTAACAGCCCCTTTAAGAGACCGATTTGGGGTTCTTTGTCGGTTAGAGTACTATGAACCAAAGGAATTGGCAAAAATCGTAGTAAGAACAGCTGATATTTTGGGAATGGAAGTAGAGGAATTAGCTGCGATAGAAATCGCTAGACGTTCCCGAGGTACTCCGAGAATTGCGAATAGGCTCCTTAGGAGAGTTCGTGATTTTGCCCAAGTTCAAGGGGATGCCCATATTGATTTACAAGTAACACACCAAGCATTAGATCAGCTTCAGGTTGATAAACAAGGTTTGGATCATATTGATCATAAACTGTTACTTGGTATGATTGAAAAATATCGAGGTGGACCAGTAGGGGTCGAAACGATATCGGCCACTATCGGAGAAGAGGTAACGACTGTAGAGGAAGTTTACGAGCCTTATTTAATGCAAATCGGCTTTATCCAAAGAACTCCTCGTGGCCGAGTTGTTACCCCATTAGCATACCAACACTTTAATTTGGAGGTGCCCAGGACTTGA
- a CDS encoding DUF2905 domain-containing protein: MSGIGKLLMILGAVVFVVGFLIYFFKLGKLPGDIVIKKGNTTFYFPIVTSILVSIILSLIFFFVGRWK, from the coding sequence TTGAGTGGAATTGGGAAATTGTTAATGATTTTGGGAGCAGTTGTTTTCGTTGTAGGTTTTCTCATCTATTTCTTTAAGCTTGGTAAGCTTCCAGGAGACATCGTTATAAAAAAAGGAAATACGACCTTTTATTTTCCCATCGTCACTTCAATCTTGGTTAGTATTATTTTATCACTCATATTCTTCTTTGTTGGAAGATGGAAGTAA
- the queA gene encoding tRNA preQ1(34) S-adenosylmethionine ribosyltransferase-isomerase QueA: MKLEWFDFDLPSELIAQTPLKNRVESRLMVLDKNTGEIEHRTFKDVLEYLHPGDCLVLNDTRVLPARLFGVKEDTGAKVELLLLKEVGDDQWEALVKPGKKVKVGTKVIFGDGILTAECIGSTDFGGRIFKFSYDGIFYEILDQLGEMPLPPYITEQLDDKDRYQTVFAKVEGSAAAPTAGLHFTEELLDQIREKGVHIAFITLHVGLGTFRPVQVEDINEHQMHAEFYQMTEGTAHLLNKVKEDGGKIISVGTTSTRTLETIAQKFNGRFEADSGWTDIFIYPGFTFKGIDGMITNFHLPKSTLIMLVSALANREIVMNAYKEAVQERYRFFSFGDAMLITEK, translated from the coding sequence ATGAAGCTTGAATGGTTTGATTTTGACCTTCCTTCAGAACTAATTGCCCAAACCCCATTAAAAAATAGAGTGGAAAGTAGACTGATGGTCTTAGATAAGAATACTGGGGAGATCGAGCATCGAACCTTTAAGGATGTTTTGGAATACTTACATCCTGGGGATTGCCTGGTCTTAAATGATACGCGTGTCCTACCAGCAAGGCTTTTCGGGGTTAAAGAGGATACAGGTGCTAAAGTTGAGCTTCTTTTGTTAAAAGAAGTTGGAGATGATCAATGGGAAGCCCTTGTAAAACCTGGTAAAAAAGTGAAGGTTGGCACAAAAGTAATATTTGGTGATGGAATTCTTACAGCAGAATGTATAGGTTCCACCGATTTTGGAGGTCGTATTTTTAAATTTTCATACGATGGCATTTTCTATGAAATCCTGGATCAACTAGGTGAAATGCCACTTCCGCCATACATAACAGAACAATTAGACGATAAGGATCGGTATCAAACGGTATTCGCAAAAGTTGAAGGATCTGCAGCAGCTCCGACAGCTGGGCTGCATTTTACTGAAGAACTATTAGACCAGATAAGAGAAAAAGGCGTTCATATTGCATTTATCACGCTGCATGTGGGGCTAGGCACATTCCGGCCAGTACAAGTAGAGGATATCAATGAACATCAAATGCATGCAGAGTTCTATCAGATGACAGAAGGAACAGCACATCTATTGAATAAAGTTAAGGAAGATGGAGGGAAAATTATCTCTGTTGGTACAACCTCAACGCGTACGTTAGAGACGATTGCCCAAAAATTCAATGGCCGTTTTGAAGCTGATTCGGGTTGGACTGATATCTTTATATACCCTGGTTTTACTTTTAAGGGCATTGATGGGATGATTACAAATTTTCACTTACCGAAATCTACTCTCATCATGCTTGTTAGCGCACTTGCTAACCGTGAGATTGTTATGAATGCTTATAAGGAAGCCGTACAAGAGCGTTACCGTTTCTTTAGCTTTGGAGATGCAATGCTGATTACTGAAAAATGA
- the tgt gene encoding tRNA guanosine(34) transglycosylase Tgt: MKGEHTLTSPIRYELIKTCKQSGARLGILHTPHGSYETPMFMPVGTLATVKTMAPEELKEMGAGVILSNTYHLWLRPGEDIVKGAGGLHKFMNWDQAILTDSGGFQVFSLSDMRRIEEEGVHFRNHLNGDKLFLSPEKSMEIQNALGPDIMMAFDECPPYPASFEYMKKSVERTSRWAERCLTAHKRPDEQGLFGIVQGGEYEELRKLSAKDLVSLDFPGYAIGGLSVGEPKDVMNRALEFTTPLLPTDKPRYLMGVGSADSLIDGSIRGIDMFDCVLPTRIARNGTLMTSNGRLNIKNAKFEKDYGPLDENCSCYTCRNYSRAYIRHLIKANETFGIRLTTYHNLYFLLNLMKQVRQAIREDRLLDFREEFFEQYGFNRPNAKNF; the protein is encoded by the coding sequence ATGAAGGGAGAACACACTTTGACATCACCGATTAGATACGAATTAATAAAGACGTGTAAACAGTCAGGGGCACGACTTGGTATTTTACACACACCACATGGCTCCTATGAAACGCCGATGTTCATGCCTGTTGGTACACTTGCAACCGTTAAAACAATGGCCCCTGAGGAATTAAAGGAAATGGGTGCGGGTGTTATTTTGAGCAACACCTACCATTTGTGGTTAAGACCTGGAGAAGATATTGTAAAAGGCGCTGGTGGTCTTCACAAGTTTATGAACTGGGATCAGGCCATTCTTACAGACTCAGGTGGTTTTCAAGTTTTTAGTTTAAGCGATATGAGAAGGATTGAAGAAGAAGGGGTTCATTTTAGAAATCATCTAAATGGAGATAAACTGTTCTTATCCCCTGAAAAATCAATGGAAATTCAAAATGCATTAGGACCAGACATCATGATGGCCTTTGATGAATGTCCTCCATATCCAGCTTCGTTTGAGTATATGAAGAAATCTGTAGAGCGAACAAGTCGTTGGGCTGAACGCTGCCTAACCGCACATAAGCGTCCAGATGAACAAGGATTATTTGGAATTGTTCAAGGTGGAGAATACGAAGAGCTAAGAAAGTTAAGTGCAAAAGATTTAGTTTCATTAGACTTTCCTGGTTATGCAATAGGTGGACTTTCTGTAGGAGAACCAAAAGATGTTATGAATCGTGCACTTGAATTTACAACGCCTCTTCTCCCAACGGATAAACCTCGATACTTAATGGGAGTGGGAAGTGCAGATTCTTTAATCGACGGATCCATTCGCGGAATTGATATGTTCGATTGTGTACTTCCTACTCGAATTGCCAGAAACGGGACGTTAATGACTAGTAATGGACGACTTAACATTAAAAATGCTAAATTTGAGAAAGATTATGGCCCACTAGATGAAAATTGTAGTTGCTATACTTGCCGAAATTATTCAAGAGCCTATATAAGACATCTAATAAAAGCAAATGAAACATTCGGAATTAGACTTACAACTTACCATAATCTATATTTTCTGTTAAACTTAATGAAGCAGGTCAGACAAGCTATACGTGAAGACCGTCTCTTGGATTTTAGAGAAGAGTTCTTTGAACAGTATGGCTTTAATCGTCCGAATGCGAAAAACTTCTAA
- the yajC gene encoding preprotein translocase subunit YajC — MGGLAGLLPIILMFVLFYFLLIRPQQKRQKAVQQMQNDLQKGDKIVTIGGLHGFVDAIDEGQIVIKCGDGSRLTYDRAAVRDVVEKSKGTSLEK; from the coding sequence ATGGGTGGCTTAGCAGGTTTATTACCAATTATTTTGATGTTTGTATTATTCTACTTCCTATTGATTCGTCCACAGCAAAAACGTCAAAAAGCTGTTCAGCAAATGCAAAATGACCTTCAAAAGGGTGACAAAATTGTAACCATTGGTGGTCTACACGGATTTGTTGATGCAATTGATGAGGGACAAATCGTGATTAAATGTGGAGATGGAAGTCGTCTTACATACGACCGTGCAGCAGTACGTGACGTGGTCGAGAAATCAAAAGGTACTAGCTTAGAAAAATAA
- a CDS encoding TIGR04086 family membrane protein, giving the protein MLVLTCTYIREERGTIETRKIGRAILFGVLTIFIFAVLTSFIFSLLLRFTSLQEHSIQYVLTGITFLAMFVGGFISGGKGKEKGWLLGGATGVLFTIIILLFQFLGYDSMFTLKEMVYHLCFIITAMMGGILGVNMTASRNA; this is encoded by the coding sequence ATGCTTGTACTAACTTGTACTTATATTAGAGAGGAGAGGGGAACCATCGAAACAAGAAAAATAGGTCGTGCAATCCTTTTTGGTGTATTAACCATATTCATTTTTGCCGTTTTAACTAGCTTTATTTTCTCCCTATTATTACGTTTTACATCTCTTCAAGAACACTCCATTCAATATGTACTTACAGGGATTACCTTTCTAGCCATGTTTGTAGGAGGGTTTATCTCCGGAGGAAAAGGAAAAGAAAAAGGGTGGTTATTAGGGGGAGCGACTGGAGTATTATTTACAATCATCATTCTCTTATTCCAATTTCTAGGGTATGACTCCATGTTTACCCTTAAGGAAATGGTTTACCACTTATGCTTTATCATTACAGCTATGATGGGTGGTATTCTAGGAGTTAATATGACTGCGAGTCGAAATGCATAA
- a CDS encoding DUF421 domain-containing protein, producing MEEYLIIIMRTLFLYIGITILFRLMGKREIGELSILDLVVFIMIAELAVVAIEDPKTPMLKQLLPMIILLGVQVLTAFISLKSERFRQVVDGQPTIIINKGKIDEAAMRKQRYNFDDLLLQLREKDVRDITEVDYAILESSGKLSVFTTESDREENDFTLPLVVDGAIQDGNLQVIGKDRNWLMSELKKNGYAKIDSISFCSFQNGSWFIDEKDEA from the coding sequence TTGGAGGAGTATCTCATCATTATAATGAGAACTCTTTTTCTCTACATCGGAATTACAATTCTTTTTCGCCTGATGGGTAAAAGAGAAATTGGGGAGCTAAGTATCCTAGACTTAGTGGTCTTCATTATGATTGCAGAACTAGCTGTAGTGGCCATTGAAGATCCTAAGACCCCGATGTTAAAACAGCTTCTTCCGATGATTATATTGTTAGGAGTTCAAGTGCTTACCGCTTTCATTTCATTAAAAAGTGAACGGTTTAGACAAGTGGTAGATGGGCAGCCTACAATCATTATCAATAAGGGAAAGATTGACGAGGCAGCCATGAGAAAACAACGCTATAATTTTGATGACTTGCTTCTTCAATTGCGAGAAAAGGATGTTCGAGATATCACTGAAGTAGATTATGCCATCCTAGAGTCCTCAGGAAAATTATCCGTTTTCACGACAGAGTCAGACCGAGAAGAAAACGACTTTACATTGCCACTCGTTGTAGATGGGGCCATTCAGGATGGAAACCTTCAGGTCATTGGAAAAGATAGAAATTGGCTAATGAGTGAACTAAAGAAAAATGGATATGCCAAAATAGATAGCATTTCGTTTTGTAGCTTTCAAAATGGAAGCTGGTTTATTGATGAAAAGGATGAAGCATAA
- the spoVB gene encoding stage V sporulation protein B: protein MSKFVKGAIILILAGFITRILGFINRVVIARVIGEEGVGLYMMAFPTFILVITLTQLGLPVAISKCVAEAEAQGDKKKVKKILVVSLATTLSLSLIFTPALLLLAPVLSDLLFTDPRTIYPLMAIAPVIPIIAISSVIRGYFQGRQNMKPAALSQVIEQFVRILLIAFMTKAFMPYGVEYAAAAAMVASIMGELVSLIYLLTMFKLKKHFRVRKKFFQSIQSGKDTFGELMSVALPTLGSRMIGSVSWFFEPIVVAHSLALAGVAAQLATKQYGALTGFALPLLFLPSFITYALSTSLVPAISEANSLNNRKLVESRLNQTLRFSYVTGGLSVVILFVLAEPLMEAMYGSSNGSDFIKVMAPFFVIYYVQGPLAAVLQALDMARAAMYNSLFGNLAKLATIFLLASNPKFGIMGAALGMVVGMVLVTFLHYFTVLKTIQFSINVRELIKVMATMLLTGWFGGLILGQAHSLPLVLKIIVATLVMTCLYLLLVGMLGLVKKEETDRIPYIGGFLSRLTLIQIIK from the coding sequence ATGTCCAAATTTGTAAAAGGGGCTATTATTCTAATCTTAGCAGGATTTATAACCAGGATTCTTGGGTTTATTAATAGAGTTGTTATTGCTAGAGTCATCGGAGAAGAAGGAGTCGGCCTCTACATGATGGCATTCCCAACGTTTATTTTAGTGATTACACTGACACAATTGGGATTACCTGTTGCCATCTCAAAGTGTGTGGCAGAGGCTGAGGCACAAGGTGATAAGAAAAAGGTTAAGAAAATATTAGTTGTTTCATTAGCTACTACTTTATCATTATCACTCATTTTCACACCAGCCTTACTGCTATTAGCGCCAGTCCTATCCGACCTTTTATTTACAGACCCCAGAACAATATATCCGTTAATGGCCATAGCTCCTGTTATACCGATTATTGCTATTTCTTCTGTTATAAGAGGTTACTTCCAAGGAAGACAAAACATGAAGCCTGCTGCTCTTTCTCAGGTGATTGAACAATTTGTCCGAATTTTACTTATTGCTTTTATGACGAAAGCCTTTATGCCTTACGGTGTCGAATATGCAGCAGCAGCAGCCATGGTTGCTTCCATTATGGGCGAGCTAGTGTCTCTCATTTACTTATTAACCATGTTTAAACTGAAAAAACACTTTAGAGTAAGGAAAAAATTCTTTCAAAGTATTCAGTCTGGAAAAGATACCTTCGGGGAGCTTATGAGTGTAGCTTTACCCACACTAGGAAGTCGAATGATTGGTTCTGTTTCTTGGTTTTTCGAACCTATAGTTGTGGCACACAGCCTTGCATTAGCTGGTGTTGCGGCCCAATTAGCTACAAAGCAATACGGAGCTTTAACGGGATTTGCACTTCCGCTTCTTTTTCTACCATCCTTTATCACATATGCCCTATCAACTTCACTTGTACCAGCTATTAGTGAGGCGAATTCATTAAATAATCGCAAACTTGTAGAAAGTCGCCTGAATCAAACCTTACGATTCTCGTATGTTACAGGTGGTTTAAGTGTGGTCATATTATTTGTATTAGCTGAACCACTTATGGAAGCTATGTATGGGTCTTCAAATGGTTCGGATTTTATTAAGGTTATGGCACCTTTCTTTGTCATTTATTATGTCCAGGGTCCTTTGGCTGCTGTCCTGCAAGCACTCGATATGGCAAGAGCGGCTATGTATAACAGTCTTTTTGGAAACTTGGCAAAGCTTGCTACGATATTCCTTTTAGCTTCCAATCCTAAATTTGGCATTATGGGAGCAGCACTTGGAATGGTAGTAGGTATGGTGTTAGTCACCTTTTTACACTACTTTACCGTCCTTAAGACGATACAGTTCTCCATTAACGTGAGAGAACTAATAAAAGTGATGGCTACCATGTTACTAACTGGCTGGTTTGGAGGCCTTATTTTGGGCCAAGCCCATTCTTTACCATTAGTCCTAAAGATTATTGTAGCCACACTTGTTATGACTTGTTTGTATTTACTGCTAGTAGGAATGCTAGGGCTTGTGAAAAAAGAAGAAACCGATCGAATTCCATATATTGGTGGGTTTTTATCAAGACTAACTTTGATTCAAATTATTAAATAA
- a CDS encoding post-transcriptional regulator — translation MTSLKGESALDTTKAWESYRTELKPALDSKVSELKLLGYKKVTEDQLWTYLLSKRWKKLGGEARLHQLVNDILSVKPQEFMSFQTVEAFKSPNLFAKIDEDELKELLAFKPGN, via the coding sequence ATGACAAGTTTAAAAGGAGAGAGTGCCTTGGATACGACAAAAGCATGGGAATCATATAGAACAGAATTGAAGCCAGCCTTAGATAGCAAGGTAAGTGAGCTTAAGCTTCTAGGCTATAAAAAAGTAACAGAAGATCAATTGTGGACTTATTTATTATCAAAAAGATGGAAAAAACTAGGGGGAGAGGCACGACTTCATCAACTAGTGAATGATATTTTATCTGTAAAACCGCAAGAATTTATGAGCTTTCAAACAGTAGAAGCATTTAAATCTCCTAACCTGTTTGCGAAAATAGATGAGGATGAATTAAAAGAATTATTGGCATTTAAACCTGGAAATTGA